In Anaerolineales bacterium, the following proteins share a genomic window:
- a CDS encoding homocysteine S-methyltransferase family protein translates to MNKFLERLQNGEILVADGATGSNLQKMGLKPGKPPEDLIIDDPDTILKLASSFAEAGSDIILTCTFGGTRMRMKDSKYQDRTPEVNMRAAEIARKAASLNNGLVAGSMGPVGALIKPYGPLEYDDVKATFAEQAKALADGGVDLLLIETMFSIEETTAAFEGAKSVTDLPIVVSFSYDRGTRSMMGVKPKDVIKKYSEMGATLVGANCGTTLDNMEAVVKEYAATLPNFPLWVKPNAGVPHMDIETEQGVYDMSPEDMAVYSKKYVELGAKVVGGCCGNTPEHIAAIVKAVKKIEQAGA, encoded by the coding sequence ATGAACAAATTTCTAGAACGATTACAAAACGGAGAGATCCTCGTTGCCGATGGCGCGACGGGATCGAATTTGCAAAAGATGGGACTCAAGCCAGGCAAGCCGCCCGAGGACTTGATCATTGACGACCCCGACACGATTCTCAAACTCGCTTCTTCCTTCGCCGAGGCTGGTTCGGATATCATACTGACCTGCACCTTCGGCGGCACGCGGATGCGGATGAAAGATTCCAAGTATCAGGATCGGACTCCCGAAGTGAACATGCGCGCGGCGGAGATCGCCCGCAAAGCCGCCTCGCTCAACAACGGACTGGTCGCTGGCTCAATGGGACCTGTCGGCGCGTTAATCAAGCCATACGGTCCGCTGGAATACGACGATGTGAAAGCCACATTTGCCGAGCAAGCCAAAGCCCTCGCCGATGGCGGCGTGGATTTGTTGCTTATCGAAACCATGTTCAGCATCGAGGAAACAACCGCCGCGTTCGAGGGCGCAAAATCCGTGACTGATCTGCCAATCGTTGTTTCATTCAGTTACGATAGAGGCACGCGCTCGATGATGGGAGTCAAGCCAAAGGATGTGATCAAGAAATATTCCGAGATGGGCGCGACGCTCGTCGGCGCAAACTGCGGGACGACACTTGATAATATGGAAGCCGTCGTCAAGGAATACGCGGCTACCCTGCCGAACTTCCCGCTGTGGGTGAAGCCGAACGCGGGCGTCCCACACATGGACATCGAGACCGAGCAAGGCGTGTACGACATGAGTCCCGAGGATATGGCTGTCTATTCAAAGAAGTATGTTGAGTTGGGAGCGAAAGTCGTGGGTGGGTGTTGTGGGAATACGCCAGAACATATCGCTGCGATTGTGAAAGCGGTAAAGAAAATCGAACAGGCTGGAGCGTGA